A genome region from Triplophysa rosa linkage group LG24, Trosa_1v2, whole genome shotgun sequence includes the following:
- the eps8a gene encoding epidermal growth factor receptor kinase substrate 8a isoform X2: MNDGPSPMNGHRSVSPHVPVKRTSAKALYEQRKNYTKTSINGLTETSRYHVEHLTTFVMDRKEAMLTIEDGIRKLRLLDAKGKVWTQDIILQVDEKSVSLIDSDTKNELENFPLSIVQHCQAVTNSCNYDSILALVCKESGQGKPDLHLFQCDDIKANLIHADIESAVTDHKGGKVKKRPEALRMILKSDGTIPPPPGGPAPEPPAAVTQPDSKSRVANWSAWTNDQQTYDKQKLYTEMDGPPEMSPARIDRDVQILNHILDDIEHFVNKLQKAAEAFNELGKRKKSKKSKKKTPGEGVLTLRSKPPSQDEFVDCLQKFKHAFNLLGKLKQLIQNPSAVDLLHFLFNPLRLVIQTSGGVDLAKSVIVPLLTKEAIDFLHSSGSEDERHLWVTLGDGWTKCRLEWPKDYPFPHHTLRFRDGWEPPVLVSREQEVAQLAEALIQTEVQRPAALTSALPDFSSADGYDIRNTSYKRLQLLEPDRAVEAFKQAVSRQVDRNFDDHGRMQTRNFAKSKYDFVARNSTELSVMKDEVLEVLDDRKQWWKVRNGAGATGYVPNNILDMSRAVETTGRGEPIYSHTIQLMMPKKEFELFKQLLGELNEKQRSDYVPKPAVTPVLPTPTPPPPPALGKIPTPPLPPTSAPVASERQDPSPADIIDQNNSGESESVTMRDSQRERPPPANRRKSNMEEVQDELMHRLTLGRSAQKKFQTPARSTSVLSVNISYDSTPEEVTAWLQLKGFSAVTINSLGVLTGAQLFSLNKDELKTVCPDDGARVYSQITIQKAALERSSGSELQEVMRRRQEKLAVGTAASDSGRGGARSVCGHNAAASRTPGPV; the protein is encoded by the exons ATGAACGACGGCCCGTCACCGATGAA tGGACACAGGTCAGTGTCACCACATGTTCCTGTCAAGAGAACGAGTGCTAAAGCTTTGTATG AGCAAAGGAAAAACTACACCAAAACCAGTATAAACGGTCTGACGGAAACATCTCGCTACCATGTAGAG CATCTCACCACGTTTGTGATGGATCGTAAAGAGGCCATGTTGACCATCGAGGACGGGATCAGAAAACTGCGTTTGTTAGACGCTAAAGGGAAGGTGTGGACTCAAGACATTATCCTACAGGTGGATGAGAAATCTGTCAGTCTCATCGATTCAGACACCAAG aacgAGCTGGAGAACTTTCCTCTCAGTATAGTTCAACACTGTCAGGCTGTCACAAACTCTTGTAACTATGACTCCATCCTGGCGCTGGTGTGTAAAGAATCCGGTCAGGGCAAACCGGACCTGCACCTCTTCCAGTGTGATGACATCAAG GCCAATTTAATCCACGCAGACATCGAGAGTGCTGTCACCGATCACAAGGGCGGAAAAGTGAAGAAAAGACCCGAGGCTCTCAG AATGATCCTGAAGAGCGACGGCACCATCCCTCCGCCCCCGGGAGGCCCCGCCCCAGAGCCTCCAGCGGCTGTCACTCAACCGGACAGCAAGAGTCGAGTGGCCAACTGGTCTGCATGGACCAATGATCAGCAAACCT aTGATAAACAGAAACTTTACACAGAGATGGACGGACCTCCAGAGATGAGCCCAGCGCGAATCGACAGAGATGTG CAAATCCTCAATCACATTCTGGATGACATCGAACACTTTGTCAATAAACTGCAGAAAGCTGCAGAGGCCTTTAATGAACTCGGCAAACGCAAGAAATCCAAGaagagtaaaaagaaaacacctgGAG AGGGAGTGTTGACTCTGAGATCTAAACCTCCGTCTCAGGATGAGTTTGTCGACTGTTTGCAGAAGTTCAAACACGCCTTTAACCTGCTG GGAAAGTTAAAGCAGCTCATTCAGAATCCCAGCGCTGTGGATCTGCTTCACTTTCTCTTCAATCCTCTCAGACTG gTGATTCAGACGTCCGGAGGTGTTGATCTGGCTAAAAGTGTGATTGTCCCTCTGCTCACCAAAGAAGCCATAGACTTTTTACACTCCTCAGGTTCAGAGGATGAGAGACACCTGTGGGTCACGCTGGGAGACGGATGGACCAAGTGCAG GTTAGAGTGGCCCAAGGATTATCCCTTCCCTCATCACACGCTGCGTTTCAGAGACGGCTGGGAGCCGCCCGTGTTGGTGTCTCGTGAACAGGAAGTGGCTCAGCTGGCTGAGGCGTTGATTCAGACGGAAGTTCAGAGACCAGCGGCCCTCACT TCAGCGCTTCCGGATTTCTCCAGCGCAGATGGGTATGACATCAGAAACACTTCATACAAGCGTTTGCAGCTGCTGGAGCCAGACAGAGCCGTGGAGGCTTTTAAGCAGGCGGTCAGCCGTCAAGTGGATAG GAACTTCGATGATCATGGCCGAATGCAAACAAGAAACTTTGCCAAATCCAAATATGACTTTGTGGCCAGAAACAGCACAGAACTGTCTGTGATGAAAGATGAAGTGCTGGAG GTGCTGGATGACAGGAAGCAGTGGTGGAAGGTGAGGAACGGTGCGGGCGCTACAGGATACGTGCCAAACAACATTCTGGACATGAGCAGAGCGGTGGAGACAACGGGCCGCGGGGAGCCCATCTACAGTCACACCATACAG CTAATGATGCCAAAGAAGGAATTTGAGTTGTTTAAg CAATTACTGGGCGAGTTAAATGAG AAACAGAGATCAGACTATGTGCCCAAACCAGCGGTCACACCCGTCCTCCCCACCCCGACACCACCCCCTCCTCCTGCCCTGGGAAAGATCCCCACTCCCCCTCTGCCTCCCACATCTGCCCCAGTGGCTTCTGAACGTCAGGACCCTTCACCTGCTGACATCATTGATCAGAACAACAGCGGTGAGAGCGAAAGCGTCACCATGAGAgacagtcagagagagagaccgcCACCTGCTAACc gCCGTAAGTCAAACATGGAAGAGGTTCAGGACGAGCTGATGCACAGACTGACGTTGGGTCGCAGCGCTCAGAAGAAGTTTCAGACTCCCGCTCGCTCCACCAGTGTTCTGTCTGTAAACATCTCCTATGACTCTACGCCTGAGGAGGTGACGGCCTGGCTTCAGCTCAAGGGCTTCAGTGCTGT GACCATCAACAGTCTAGGTGTTCTGACCGGAGCTCAACTCTTCTCTCTGAATAAAGACGAGCTGAAGACGGTGTGTCCTGATGACGGCGCTCGAGTTTACAGTCAGATCACCATTCAGAAAGCTGCTCTTGAG agGAGCTCGGGGTCGGAGCTGCAGGAGGTCATGAGGCGACGTCAGGAGAAGCTGGCAGTGGGCACAGCAGCGAGTGATTCTG GACGCGGTGGAGCGCGCTCAGTTTGCGGCCATAATGCGGCGGCGTCAAGAACTCCTGGACCCGTCTGA
- the eps8a gene encoding epidermal growth factor receptor kinase substrate 8a isoform X3 encodes MNDGPSPMNGHRSVSPHVPVKRTSAKALYEQRKNYTKTSINGLTETSRYHVEHLTTFVMDRKEAMLTIEDGIRKLRLLDAKGKVWTQDIILQVDEKSVSLIDSDTKNELENFPLSIVQHCQAVTNSCNYDSILALVCKESGQGKPDLHLFQCDDIKANLIHADIESAVTDHKGGKVKKRPEALRMILKSDGTIPPPPGGPAPEPPAAVTQPDSKSRVANWSAWTNDQQTYDKQKLYTEMDGPPEMSPARIDRDVQILNHILDDIEHFVNKLQKAAEAFNELGKRKKSKKSKKKTPGEGVLTLRSKPPSQDEFVDCLQKFKHAFNLLGKLKQLIQNPSAVDLLHFLFNPLRLVIQTSGGVDLAKSVIVPLLTKEAIDFLHSSGSEDERHLWVTLGDGWTKCRLEWPKDYPFPHHTLRFRDGWEPPVLVSREQEVAQLAEALIQTEVQRPAALTQSALPDFSSADGYDIRNTSYKRLQLLEPDRAVEAFKQAVSRQVDRNFDDHGRMQTRNFAKSKYDFVARNSTELSVMKDEVLEVLDDRKQWWKVRNGAGATGYVPNNILDMSRAVETTGRGEPIYSHTIQKQRSDYVPKPAVTPVLPTPTPPPPPALGKIPTPPLPPTSAPVASERQDPSPADIIDQNNSGESESVTMRDSQRERPPPANRRKSNMEEVQDELMHRLTLGRSAQKKFQTPARSTSVLSVNISYDSTPEEVTAWLQLKGFSAVTINSLGVLTGAQLFSLNKDELKTVCPDDGARVYSQITIQKAALERSSGSELQEVMRRRQEKLAVGTAASDSGRGGARSVCGHNAAASRTPGPV; translated from the exons ATGAACGACGGCCCGTCACCGATGAA tGGACACAGGTCAGTGTCACCACATGTTCCTGTCAAGAGAACGAGTGCTAAAGCTTTGTATG AGCAAAGGAAAAACTACACCAAAACCAGTATAAACGGTCTGACGGAAACATCTCGCTACCATGTAGAG CATCTCACCACGTTTGTGATGGATCGTAAAGAGGCCATGTTGACCATCGAGGACGGGATCAGAAAACTGCGTTTGTTAGACGCTAAAGGGAAGGTGTGGACTCAAGACATTATCCTACAGGTGGATGAGAAATCTGTCAGTCTCATCGATTCAGACACCAAG aacgAGCTGGAGAACTTTCCTCTCAGTATAGTTCAACACTGTCAGGCTGTCACAAACTCTTGTAACTATGACTCCATCCTGGCGCTGGTGTGTAAAGAATCCGGTCAGGGCAAACCGGACCTGCACCTCTTCCAGTGTGATGACATCAAG GCCAATTTAATCCACGCAGACATCGAGAGTGCTGTCACCGATCACAAGGGCGGAAAAGTGAAGAAAAGACCCGAGGCTCTCAG AATGATCCTGAAGAGCGACGGCACCATCCCTCCGCCCCCGGGAGGCCCCGCCCCAGAGCCTCCAGCGGCTGTCACTCAACCGGACAGCAAGAGTCGAGTGGCCAACTGGTCTGCATGGACCAATGATCAGCAAACCT aTGATAAACAGAAACTTTACACAGAGATGGACGGACCTCCAGAGATGAGCCCAGCGCGAATCGACAGAGATGTG CAAATCCTCAATCACATTCTGGATGACATCGAACACTTTGTCAATAAACTGCAGAAAGCTGCAGAGGCCTTTAATGAACTCGGCAAACGCAAGAAATCCAAGaagagtaaaaagaaaacacctgGAG AGGGAGTGTTGACTCTGAGATCTAAACCTCCGTCTCAGGATGAGTTTGTCGACTGTTTGCAGAAGTTCAAACACGCCTTTAACCTGCTG GGAAAGTTAAAGCAGCTCATTCAGAATCCCAGCGCTGTGGATCTGCTTCACTTTCTCTTCAATCCTCTCAGACTG gTGATTCAGACGTCCGGAGGTGTTGATCTGGCTAAAAGTGTGATTGTCCCTCTGCTCACCAAAGAAGCCATAGACTTTTTACACTCCTCAGGTTCAGAGGATGAGAGACACCTGTGGGTCACGCTGGGAGACGGATGGACCAAGTGCAG GTTAGAGTGGCCCAAGGATTATCCCTTCCCTCATCACACGCTGCGTTTCAGAGACGGCTGGGAGCCGCCCGTGTTGGTGTCTCGTGAACAGGAAGTGGCTCAGCTGGCTGAGGCGTTGATTCAGACGGAAGTTCAGAGACCAGCGGCCCTCACT CAGTCAGCGCTTCCGGATTTCTCCAGCGCAGATGGGTATGACATCAGAAACACTTCATACAAGCGTTTGCAGCTGCTGGAGCCAGACAGAGCCGTGGAGGCTTTTAAGCAGGCGGTCAGCCGTCAAGTGGATAG GAACTTCGATGATCATGGCCGAATGCAAACAAGAAACTTTGCCAAATCCAAATATGACTTTGTGGCCAGAAACAGCACAGAACTGTCTGTGATGAAAGATGAAGTGCTGGAG GTGCTGGATGACAGGAAGCAGTGGTGGAAGGTGAGGAACGGTGCGGGCGCTACAGGATACGTGCCAAACAACATTCTGGACATGAGCAGAGCGGTGGAGACAACGGGCCGCGGGGAGCCCATCTACAGTCACACCATACAG AAACAGAGATCAGACTATGTGCCCAAACCAGCGGTCACACCCGTCCTCCCCACCCCGACACCACCCCCTCCTCCTGCCCTGGGAAAGATCCCCACTCCCCCTCTGCCTCCCACATCTGCCCCAGTGGCTTCTGAACGTCAGGACCCTTCACCTGCTGACATCATTGATCAGAACAACAGCGGTGAGAGCGAAAGCGTCACCATGAGAgacagtcagagagagagaccgcCACCTGCTAACc gCCGTAAGTCAAACATGGAAGAGGTTCAGGACGAGCTGATGCACAGACTGACGTTGGGTCGCAGCGCTCAGAAGAAGTTTCAGACTCCCGCTCGCTCCACCAGTGTTCTGTCTGTAAACATCTCCTATGACTCTACGCCTGAGGAGGTGACGGCCTGGCTTCAGCTCAAGGGCTTCAGTGCTGT GACCATCAACAGTCTAGGTGTTCTGACCGGAGCTCAACTCTTCTCTCTGAATAAAGACGAGCTGAAGACGGTGTGTCCTGATGACGGCGCTCGAGTTTACAGTCAGATCACCATTCAGAAAGCTGCTCTTGAG agGAGCTCGGGGTCGGAGCTGCAGGAGGTCATGAGGCGACGTCAGGAGAAGCTGGCAGTGGGCACAGCAGCGAGTGATTCTG GACGCGGTGGAGCGCGCTCAGTTTGCGGCCATAATGCGGCGGCGTCAAGAACTCCTGGACCCGTCTGA
- the eps8a gene encoding epidermal growth factor receptor kinase substrate 8a isoform X5, whose protein sequence is MNDGPSPMNGHRSVSPHVPVKRTSAKALYEQRKNYTKTSINGLTETSRYHVEHLTTFVMDRKEAMLTIEDGIRKLRLLDAKGKVWTQDIILQVDEKSVSLIDSDTKNELENFPLSIVQHCQAVTNSCNYDSILALVCKESGQGKPDLHLFQCDDIKANLIHADIESAVTDHKGGKVKKRPEALRMILKSDGTIPPPPGGPAPEPPAAVTQPDSKSRVANWSAWTNDQQTYDKQKLYTEMDGPPEMSPARIDRDVQILNHILDDIEHFVNKLQKAAEAFNELGKRKKSKKSKKKTPGEGVLTLRSKPPSQDEFVDCLQKFKHAFNLLGKLKQLIQNPSAVDLLHFLFNPLRLVIQTSGGVDLAKSVIVPLLTKEAIDFLHSSGSEDERHLWVTLGDGWTKCRLEWPKDYPFPHHTLRFRDGWEPPVLVSREQEVAQLAEALIQTEVQRPAALTQSALPDFSSADGNFDDHGRMQTRNFAKSKYDFVARNSTELSVMKDEVLEVLDDRKQWWKVRNGAGATGYVPNNILDMSRAVETTGRGEPIYSHTIQLMMPKKEFELFKQLLGELNEKQRSDYVPKPAVTPVLPTPTPPPPPALGKIPTPPLPPTSAPVASERQDPSPADIIDQNNSGESESVTMRDSQRERPPPANRRKSNMEEVQDELMHRLTLGRSAQKKFQTPARSTSVLSVNISYDSTPEEVTAWLQLKGFSAVTINSLGVLTGAQLFSLNKDELKTVCPDDGARVYSQITIQKAALERSSGSELQEVMRRRQEKLAVGTAASDSGRGGARSVCGHNAAASRTPGPV, encoded by the exons ATGAACGACGGCCCGTCACCGATGAA tGGACACAGGTCAGTGTCACCACATGTTCCTGTCAAGAGAACGAGTGCTAAAGCTTTGTATG AGCAAAGGAAAAACTACACCAAAACCAGTATAAACGGTCTGACGGAAACATCTCGCTACCATGTAGAG CATCTCACCACGTTTGTGATGGATCGTAAAGAGGCCATGTTGACCATCGAGGACGGGATCAGAAAACTGCGTTTGTTAGACGCTAAAGGGAAGGTGTGGACTCAAGACATTATCCTACAGGTGGATGAGAAATCTGTCAGTCTCATCGATTCAGACACCAAG aacgAGCTGGAGAACTTTCCTCTCAGTATAGTTCAACACTGTCAGGCTGTCACAAACTCTTGTAACTATGACTCCATCCTGGCGCTGGTGTGTAAAGAATCCGGTCAGGGCAAACCGGACCTGCACCTCTTCCAGTGTGATGACATCAAG GCCAATTTAATCCACGCAGACATCGAGAGTGCTGTCACCGATCACAAGGGCGGAAAAGTGAAGAAAAGACCCGAGGCTCTCAG AATGATCCTGAAGAGCGACGGCACCATCCCTCCGCCCCCGGGAGGCCCCGCCCCAGAGCCTCCAGCGGCTGTCACTCAACCGGACAGCAAGAGTCGAGTGGCCAACTGGTCTGCATGGACCAATGATCAGCAAACCT aTGATAAACAGAAACTTTACACAGAGATGGACGGACCTCCAGAGATGAGCCCAGCGCGAATCGACAGAGATGTG CAAATCCTCAATCACATTCTGGATGACATCGAACACTTTGTCAATAAACTGCAGAAAGCTGCAGAGGCCTTTAATGAACTCGGCAAACGCAAGAAATCCAAGaagagtaaaaagaaaacacctgGAG AGGGAGTGTTGACTCTGAGATCTAAACCTCCGTCTCAGGATGAGTTTGTCGACTGTTTGCAGAAGTTCAAACACGCCTTTAACCTGCTG GGAAAGTTAAAGCAGCTCATTCAGAATCCCAGCGCTGTGGATCTGCTTCACTTTCTCTTCAATCCTCTCAGACTG gTGATTCAGACGTCCGGAGGTGTTGATCTGGCTAAAAGTGTGATTGTCCCTCTGCTCACCAAAGAAGCCATAGACTTTTTACACTCCTCAGGTTCAGAGGATGAGAGACACCTGTGGGTCACGCTGGGAGACGGATGGACCAAGTGCAG GTTAGAGTGGCCCAAGGATTATCCCTTCCCTCATCACACGCTGCGTTTCAGAGACGGCTGGGAGCCGCCCGTGTTGGTGTCTCGTGAACAGGAAGTGGCTCAGCTGGCTGAGGCGTTGATTCAGACGGAAGTTCAGAGACCAGCGGCCCTCACT CAGTCAGCGCTTCCGGATTTCTCCAGCGCAGATGG GAACTTCGATGATCATGGCCGAATGCAAACAAGAAACTTTGCCAAATCCAAATATGACTTTGTGGCCAGAAACAGCACAGAACTGTCTGTGATGAAAGATGAAGTGCTGGAG GTGCTGGATGACAGGAAGCAGTGGTGGAAGGTGAGGAACGGTGCGGGCGCTACAGGATACGTGCCAAACAACATTCTGGACATGAGCAGAGCGGTGGAGACAACGGGCCGCGGGGAGCCCATCTACAGTCACACCATACAG CTAATGATGCCAAAGAAGGAATTTGAGTTGTTTAAg CAATTACTGGGCGAGTTAAATGAG AAACAGAGATCAGACTATGTGCCCAAACCAGCGGTCACACCCGTCCTCCCCACCCCGACACCACCCCCTCCTCCTGCCCTGGGAAAGATCCCCACTCCCCCTCTGCCTCCCACATCTGCCCCAGTGGCTTCTGAACGTCAGGACCCTTCACCTGCTGACATCATTGATCAGAACAACAGCGGTGAGAGCGAAAGCGTCACCATGAGAgacagtcagagagagagaccgcCACCTGCTAACc gCCGTAAGTCAAACATGGAAGAGGTTCAGGACGAGCTGATGCACAGACTGACGTTGGGTCGCAGCGCTCAGAAGAAGTTTCAGACTCCCGCTCGCTCCACCAGTGTTCTGTCTGTAAACATCTCCTATGACTCTACGCCTGAGGAGGTGACGGCCTGGCTTCAGCTCAAGGGCTTCAGTGCTGT GACCATCAACAGTCTAGGTGTTCTGACCGGAGCTCAACTCTTCTCTCTGAATAAAGACGAGCTGAAGACGGTGTGTCCTGATGACGGCGCTCGAGTTTACAGTCAGATCACCATTCAGAAAGCTGCTCTTGAG agGAGCTCGGGGTCGGAGCTGCAGGAGGTCATGAGGCGACGTCAGGAGAAGCTGGCAGTGGGCACAGCAGCGAGTGATTCTG GACGCGGTGGAGCGCGCTCAGTTTGCGGCCATAATGCGGCGGCGTCAAGAACTCCTGGACCCGTCTGA
- the eps8a gene encoding epidermal growth factor receptor kinase substrate 8a isoform X7, protein MNDGPSPMNGHRSVSPHVPVKRTSAKALYEQRKNYTKTSINGLTETSRYHVEHLTTFVMDRKEAMLTIEDGIRKLRLLDAKGKVWTQDIILQVDEKSVSLIDSDTKNELENFPLSIVQHCQAVTNSCNYDSILALVCKESGQGKPDLHLFQCDDIKANLIHADIESAVTDHKGGKVKKRPEALRMILKSDGTIPPPPGGPAPEPPAAVTQPDSKSRVANWSAWTNDQQTYDKQKLYTEMDGPPEMSPARIDRDVQILNHILDDIEHFVNKLQKAAEAFNELGKRKKSKKSKKKTPGEGVLTLRSKPPSQDEFVDCLQKFKHAFNLLGKLKQLIQNPSAVDLLHFLFNPLRLVIQTSGGVDLAKSVIVPLLTKEAIDFLHSSGSEDERHLWVTLGDGWTKCRLEWPKDYPFPHHTLRFRDGWEPPVLVSREQEVAQLAEALIQTEVQRPAALTQSALPDFSSADGNFDDHGRMQTRNFAKSKYDFVARNSTELSVMKDEVLEVLDDRKQWWKVRNGAGATGYVPNNILDMSRAVETTGRGEPIYSHTIQKQRSDYVPKPAVTPVLPTPTPPPPPALGKIPTPPLPPTSAPVASERQDPSPADIIDQNNSGESESVTMRDSQRERPPPANRRKSNMEEVQDELMHRLTLGRSAQKKFQTPARSTSVLSVNISYDSTPEEVTAWLQLKGFSAVTINSLGVLTGAQLFSLNKDELKTVCPDDGARVYSQITIQKAALERSSGSELQEVMRRRQEKLAVGTAASDSGVESFDEGSNH, encoded by the exons ATGAACGACGGCCCGTCACCGATGAA tGGACACAGGTCAGTGTCACCACATGTTCCTGTCAAGAGAACGAGTGCTAAAGCTTTGTATG AGCAAAGGAAAAACTACACCAAAACCAGTATAAACGGTCTGACGGAAACATCTCGCTACCATGTAGAG CATCTCACCACGTTTGTGATGGATCGTAAAGAGGCCATGTTGACCATCGAGGACGGGATCAGAAAACTGCGTTTGTTAGACGCTAAAGGGAAGGTGTGGACTCAAGACATTATCCTACAGGTGGATGAGAAATCTGTCAGTCTCATCGATTCAGACACCAAG aacgAGCTGGAGAACTTTCCTCTCAGTATAGTTCAACACTGTCAGGCTGTCACAAACTCTTGTAACTATGACTCCATCCTGGCGCTGGTGTGTAAAGAATCCGGTCAGGGCAAACCGGACCTGCACCTCTTCCAGTGTGATGACATCAAG GCCAATTTAATCCACGCAGACATCGAGAGTGCTGTCACCGATCACAAGGGCGGAAAAGTGAAGAAAAGACCCGAGGCTCTCAG AATGATCCTGAAGAGCGACGGCACCATCCCTCCGCCCCCGGGAGGCCCCGCCCCAGAGCCTCCAGCGGCTGTCACTCAACCGGACAGCAAGAGTCGAGTGGCCAACTGGTCTGCATGGACCAATGATCAGCAAACCT aTGATAAACAGAAACTTTACACAGAGATGGACGGACCTCCAGAGATGAGCCCAGCGCGAATCGACAGAGATGTG CAAATCCTCAATCACATTCTGGATGACATCGAACACTTTGTCAATAAACTGCAGAAAGCTGCAGAGGCCTTTAATGAACTCGGCAAACGCAAGAAATCCAAGaagagtaaaaagaaaacacctgGAG AGGGAGTGTTGACTCTGAGATCTAAACCTCCGTCTCAGGATGAGTTTGTCGACTGTTTGCAGAAGTTCAAACACGCCTTTAACCTGCTG GGAAAGTTAAAGCAGCTCATTCAGAATCCCAGCGCTGTGGATCTGCTTCACTTTCTCTTCAATCCTCTCAGACTG gTGATTCAGACGTCCGGAGGTGTTGATCTGGCTAAAAGTGTGATTGTCCCTCTGCTCACCAAAGAAGCCATAGACTTTTTACACTCCTCAGGTTCAGAGGATGAGAGACACCTGTGGGTCACGCTGGGAGACGGATGGACCAAGTGCAG GTTAGAGTGGCCCAAGGATTATCCCTTCCCTCATCACACGCTGCGTTTCAGAGACGGCTGGGAGCCGCCCGTGTTGGTGTCTCGTGAACAGGAAGTGGCTCAGCTGGCTGAGGCGTTGATTCAGACGGAAGTTCAGAGACCAGCGGCCCTCACT CAGTCAGCGCTTCCGGATTTCTCCAGCGCAGATGG GAACTTCGATGATCATGGCCGAATGCAAACAAGAAACTTTGCCAAATCCAAATATGACTTTGTGGCCAGAAACAGCACAGAACTGTCTGTGATGAAAGATGAAGTGCTGGAG GTGCTGGATGACAGGAAGCAGTGGTGGAAGGTGAGGAACGGTGCGGGCGCTACAGGATACGTGCCAAACAACATTCTGGACATGAGCAGAGCGGTGGAGACAACGGGCCGCGGGGAGCCCATCTACAGTCACACCATACAG AAACAGAGATCAGACTATGTGCCCAAACCAGCGGTCACACCCGTCCTCCCCACCCCGACACCACCCCCTCCTCCTGCCCTGGGAAAGATCCCCACTCCCCCTCTGCCTCCCACATCTGCCCCAGTGGCTTCTGAACGTCAGGACCCTTCACCTGCTGACATCATTGATCAGAACAACAGCGGTGAGAGCGAAAGCGTCACCATGAGAgacagtcagagagagagaccgcCACCTGCTAACc gCCGTAAGTCAAACATGGAAGAGGTTCAGGACGAGCTGATGCACAGACTGACGTTGGGTCGCAGCGCTCAGAAGAAGTTTCAGACTCCCGCTCGCTCCACCAGTGTTCTGTCTGTAAACATCTCCTATGACTCTACGCCTGAGGAGGTGACGGCCTGGCTTCAGCTCAAGGGCTTCAGTGCTGT GACCATCAACAGTCTAGGTGTTCTGACCGGAGCTCAACTCTTCTCTCTGAATAAAGACGAGCTGAAGACGGTGTGTCCTGATGACGGCGCTCGAGTTTACAGTCAGATCACCATTCAGAAAGCTGCTCTTGAG agGAGCTCGGGGTCGGAGCTGCAGGAGGTCATGAGGCGACGTCAGGAGAAGCTGGCAGTGGGCACAGCAGCGAGTGATTCTGGTGTGGAGTCCTTCGATGAGGGCAGCAACCACTGA